From the genome of Colletotrichum higginsianum IMI 349063 chromosome 4, whole genome shotgun sequence, one region includes:
- a CDS encoding Ras family protein encodes MTRPRRSSAASEESNGTAGEQELGSMYDYLAKIVLLGPSGTGNLMHTGDNGHRTNDCVATHRSCLLHRFVKNEWRVLSSQTIGVEFASKIIKVGTGSRRKRIKLQLWDTAGTERFRSVSRSYYRGAAGAILVYDVTNHSSFRGLQPFLNDARALASPNLSCLLVGNKLDLASEPLIDTSLPPPTPSSLGSMSYFANGSAGSGGSSIPSLGTQQKATEAPEGREVSNADANRWAGTVGIPVVMEASAFNGENVDEIFARLARMILTKIELGDIDPDDPMSGIQYGDGYGGGWNAGASDGASIKSSMTGATLDEAGGVRRRKGKRNTRSGANWGLRDWEEVFTLTNRRRGGNCC; translated from the exons ATGACGAGACCGCGTCGCTCCAGCGCCGCGAGCGAGGAGAGCAACGGTACCGCTGGCGAGCAG GAGCTGGGTAGCATGTACGACTACTTGGCCAAGATTGTACTGCTGGGACCGAGCGGAACGGGCAA CTTGATGCATACCGGCGATAACGGGCACAGAACTAACGACTGCGTCGCCACACACAGGTCTTGTCTGCTTCACCGTTTTGTCAAGAATGAATGGAGAGTCTTGTCGTCCCAAACAATCGGCGTCGAGTTTGCGAGTAAAATCATCAAGGTCGGCACCGGATCCCGGCGGAAACGGATCAAACTACAG CTTTGGGATACCGCCGGCACCGAACGATTCCGTTCCGTTTCTCGATCCTATtaccgcggcgccgccggcgccattCTCGTCTACGACGTCACAAACCATAGCAGTTTCCGCGGACTGCAGCCATTCCTCAACGATGCCCGCGCCCTGGCATCGCCGAATCTGTCGTGTCTCCTGGTAGGAAATAAGCTCGACCTCGCATCCGAACCCCTCATCGACACGAGCCTACCCCCGCCAACACCGAGCAGCCTCGGCTCCATGTCGTATTTTGCAAACGGCTCCGCGGGGTCGGGCGGCAGCAGTATTCCGTCGCTCGGCACGCAACAAAAGGCCACCGAGGCACCGGAAGGGCGCGAGGTCAGCAACGCCGACGCGAACAGATGGGCAGGCACGGTGGGGATCCCCGTTGTGATGGAGGCGAGCGCCTTCAACGGCGAGAACGTCGACGAGATTTTTGCGAGGCTCGCTAGGATGATTCTGACCAAAATCGAGCTGGGCGACATTGATCCGGACGACCCGATGAGCGGCATTCAGTACGGCGACGGCTACGGCGGAGGGTGGAATGCGGGCGCCAGCGACGGCGCAAGCATCAAGAGTTCCATGACGGGCGCCACtctggacgaggcgggcggtGTGCGCAGGCGAAAAGGCAAGCGAAACACGCGCAGCGGCGCCAACTGGGGTTTACGGGACTGGGAGGAGGTGTTTACGTTGACGAACCGACGCAGAGGCGGCAACTGCTGTTAG
- a CDS encoding Short-chain dehydrogenase — protein MKIQGRTFIISGGASGLGQACVEEICKNGGNAAILDMNEENGNDLVSKLGSSAKFFVCDVLDTASIEAAVQGTAAWVKQSGKPVGGVIPAAGVGNPSTILDRNGNPFSLDDWDFVLNINLRGTIDLTRQALALMAKNDPSSPDGERGVVIMVASSAAFDGQKGQVAYAASKGAVAAMTLPMTRDLARFGIRVVTIAPSLFESRMTAVMSDKVRASLERSMEFPVRAGKPEEFAALARHAIENVMLNGTVLRLDGGMRMPSKM, from the exons ATGAAGATTCAAGGCCGCACATTCATCATTTCAGGAGG CGCTTCCGGCCTGGGACAGGCCTGCGTGGAAGAGATATGCAAGAACGGCGGAAACGCCGCCATTTTGGACATGAACGAGGAGAACGGCAACGACCTGGTCTCCAAGCTGGGGTCCTCGGCCAAGTTCTTCGTCTGCGACGTGCTTGACACCGCGagcatcgaggccgccgtccaggGCACCGCCGCATGGGTGAAGCAGTCCGGCaagcccgtcggcggcgtcatccccGCCGCTGGCGTCGGGAACCCGTCAACG ATATTGGACCGCAACGGCAACCCCTTCAGCCTCGACGACTGGGACTTCGTGCTCAACATCAACCTCCGCGGCACCATCGACCTCACCCGCCAGGCCCTCGCCCTCATGGCCAAAAACGACCCTTCGTCGCCTGAcggcgagcgcggcgtcgtTATTATggtcgcctcgtccgccgccttTGACGGCCAAAAGGGTCAGGTCGCCTACGCCGCAAGCAagggtgccgtcgccgccatgacGCTTCCCATGACCCGTGACCTCGCCCGCTTCGGTATCCGcgtcgtcaccatcgccCCGAGCCTGTTCGAGTCACGCATGACGGCCGTCATGTCCGACAAGGTCCGCGCCAGCCTCGAACGCTCCATGGAGTTCCCCGTCCGCGCCGGCAAGCCCGAGGAGTTTGCCGCCCTGGCACGACACGCCATTGAGAACGTGATGCTCAACGGAACTGTGCTGCGTCTGGATGGCGGCATGCGGATGCCGAGTAAGATGTAG
- a CDS encoding C6 zinc finger protein, whose protein sequence is MTCDYPASAEGTRTPRDPEEIDAPRKRRRQLAVTDLPTPTASESEAGPSPLPPVGDVECSKHVPYILDTQSLELLHYYMCHTSTTLGDAQVFRDVVPALGFKHDCVLRMILSITARHLTRIRPDQAPYYHSLADDHAAAAFPEVTAMLTQVDEDNSQALYYATVLICLSSLAREPSPGNLLVVAEDGEVPWWALMRGVRIVLDVVGINRIMADTYKALLAGTSVWEARAFPPTVAEAEELQWERALAEVASLVADMFAPDERPHNAALGHLRERYEFVFGGSSGEPLAEDGKTFTTIFAWLFLIEEDFVSSLETGHPAALLLLAYYGVLLRKIEHHWFMAGWPLQIVTGVSRLLDSQYVNLLQWPMEQVGLARVADEPQL, encoded by the coding sequence ATGACTTGCGACTATCCAGCTTCCGCCGAGGGGACAAGAACACCGCGAGATCCCGAAGAAATCGACGCTCCCAGGAAACGGAGAAGACAGCTCGCCGTCACGGACTTGCCCACCCCGACCGCCTCCGAGTCAGAAGCAGGACcgagccccctcccaccggtcggcgatgtcgagtGCAGCAAACATGTCCCGTACATTCTCGACACCCAgagcctcgagctcctccattACTACATGTGCCacacgtcgacgacgcttGGAGACGCACAGGTCTTTCGGGACGTGGTCCCTGCCCTCGGCTTCAAGCATGACTGCGTTCTGCGCATGATCCTATCCATCACGGCCCGGCATCTCACGCGAATCCGGCCCGATCAGGCCCCGTACTATCACAGCCTGGCAGACGAtcacgccgccgcggcgttCCCGGAGGTCACCGCCATGCTGAcgcaggtcgacgaggacaactCGCAGGCGCTCTACTACGCCACAGTACTCATATGCTTGTCTTCGCTTGCTAGGGAGCCGAGTCCTGGGAACCtactcgtcgtcgcggaggATGGGGAGGTCCCGTGGTGGGCGCTCATGCGGGGGGTCCGGATCgtcctcgatgtcgtcggCATCAACAGAATAATGGCAGACACTTACAAGGCCTTGCTCGCCGGGACGTCCGTCTGGGAGGCCCGCGCCTTTCCTCCCACTGTCGCGGAAGCGGAGGAGCTGCAATGGGAGCGAGCCCTGGCCGAGGTGGCAAgtctcgtcgccgacatgTTCGCCCCGGACGAAAGACCCCACAACGCCGCTCTCGGGCACTTGCGAGAGCGTTATGAGTTTGTCTTTGGGGGGAGCTCGGGTGAGCCCTTGGCCGAAGATGGGAAAACGTTCACTACCATCTTTGCCTGGCTCTTTTTGATTGAAGAGGACTTCGTGTCCTCGCTGGAGACCGGGCACCCCGCCGCTCTGCTTCTCCTGGCATATTATGGCGTCCTGCTGCGCAAGATCGAGCACCACTGGTtcatggctggctggccgctTCAGATCGTGACTGGAGTTTCTAGATTGCTAGACTCGCAATACGTGAATCTGCTCCAATGGCCAATGGAGCAGGTCGGTCTCGCTCGGGTCGCAGACGAGCCGCAGCTGTGA
- a CDS encoding D-isomer specific 2-hydroxyacid dehydrogenase has protein sequence MVQVTQLKVAVLDDYQGTSEPHFNKLDKSLFNVTTFKDTLLPYNHSETPEYAKDALVSRLEPFDVICNYTPSLAFSPAATGHALGEHHPGASQRSGAQGTMRERTPFPRGLIERLPNLKLLLSTGLRNNSLDLPAFKERGIPVAGTADNSTGKQVGTNSTTEHCVTLILSLARNIAADDLAVKSGLWQTGLAVGLTGKTFGVLGLGRLGVSTAKIMNLAFGMRIVAWSPNLTQEAADEKAKAEGLPVEGPDGDKTFKVVSREELFAAADVLSVHVVLSDRSRGMITADDLSRMKRSALFVNTSRGPLVVERDLLDLLKKGGIRGCALDVFDLEPLPLDSEWRTVSWGQDGRSRVLLTPHMGYVEEKTLNSWYEQQADNIKRWQSGDVLVNVLA, from the exons ATGGTCCAAGTCACCCAGCTCAAGgtggccgtcctcgacgattACCAGGGTACCTCGGAACCCCACTTCAACAAGCTGGACAAGTCGCTCTTCAATGTCACCACCTTCAAGGACACCCTGCTGCCCTACAACCACTCCGAGACCCCTGAGTATGCCAAGGATGCCTTGGTCTCGAGGCTAGAGCCCTTCGATGTCATTTGTAACTACACCCCGTCCCTCGCCTTCAGCCCTGCTGCAACGGGTCACGCTCTCGGCGAGCATCACCCCGGCGCCAGTCAGCGTTCAGG GGCACAAGGCACCATGAGGGAACGCACCCCATTCCCCCGAGGCCTCATCGAGAGGCTGCCGAACCTCAAGCTCCTCCTCTCCACCGGCCTGCGGAACAACAGCCTCGACCTCCCCGCCTTCAAGGAGCGCGGCATCCCCGTCGCGGGCACCGCGGACAATTCGACGGGCAAGCAGGTCGGCACGAACAGCACGACCGAGCACTGCGTCACGCTCATCCTCTCGCTGGCGCgcaacatcgccgccgacgacctcgccgtcaagTCGGGCCTCTGGCAGACCGGCCTGGCCGTCGGCCTGACGGGCAAGACGTtcggcgtcctcgggctcggccgcctcggcgtgTCGACGGCCAAGATCATGAACCTGGCCTTCGGCATGCGCATCGTCGCCTGGAGCCCGAACCTCACccaggaggccgccgacgaaaAGGCAAAGGCCGAGGGTCTGCCTGTCGAGGGGCCCGACGGCGACAAGACGTTCAAGGTCGTGAGCCGCGAGGagctcttcgccgccgccgacgtcctgAGCGTCCACGTCGTGCTGTCCGACCGCTCTCGCGGCATGATCACGGCCGACGACCTCTCCAGGATGAAGAGGTCGGCGCTCTTCGTCAACACGTCCCGCGGACCGCTGGTCGTGGAGAGGGACCTGCTGGACCTgctgaagaagggcggcaTCCGGGGCTGCGCCCTggacgtcttcgacctcgagccgTTGCCTCTGGACAGCGAGTGGCGGACCGTCAGTTGGGGGCAGGACGGACGCAGCAGGGTGCTGCTGACGCCTCACATGGGGTacgtcgaggagaagacgCTGAACTCTTGGTATGAACAGCAGGCGGACAATATCAAGCGGTGGCAGTCGGGTGACGTTCTTGTCAACGTCCTTGCGTGA